The segment CAGCGGCGGACGCGATGAGGAGCTTCCGGGCGAGACCCGTATCCTGATCAACTCGCCGAAGGTGGCAACCTATGATATGAAGCCAGAGATGAGCGCTTACGAAGTGGCGGCGGCCTGCGTAGCGGAGATCGAGGCGGACAGACAGGATGCCATTATCCTGAACTTTGCCAACCCTGATATGGTAGGACACTCCGGCATGCTGGAGCCTACAATCAAGGCAGTTGAAGTAACGGACGAATGCGTAGGCAAGGTTGTGGATGCTGTAGTTGCCAAGGGCGGCGTTGCGATTATCATTGCCGACCACGGAAATGCGGATATGGTATTCGATGAGAACGGACGTCCGTTCACAGCCCATACCACCAACCCGGTACCGTTCATCGTTACCACTGAAGATGTAGTTCTGCGCGAAGCTGGTATTCTCGCAGATGTGGCACCGACGATCCTTGATCTGATGGGACTTCCGCAGCCTGCGGAAATGACCGGACAATCCATGATTGCCAGCCGCAAATAAGCAAGACACCTGTTTGTGTAAACCCAAAACCATTGTATAAAAGGAGATTAAACTTACATGACTATTATTTCTGATGTGTATGCACGCGAAGTCCTTGACTCCCGTGGTAACCCTACTGTAGAGGTTGACGTATATCTGGAGTCCGGCGCAAAAGGCCGCGCTATCGTTCCTTCCGGCGCTTCCACTGGCGCTCATGAAGCTGTAGAGCTTCGTGACGGCGACAAATCCCGTTACATGGGTAAAGGCGTTCTGAAGGCTGTTGAGAACGTAAATGAAATTATCGCTCCAGAAGTTATCGGTATGGACGCTCTTGACCAAGTGGGCATCGACAAGCTGATGATCACTTTGGACGGAACTCCTAACAAAGGCAAGCTGGGCGCTAACGCAATCCTGGCAGTATCCATGGCCGTAGCCCGTGCAGCTGCAACAGCTCTGGATATTCCTTTGTACGTATACCTGGGCGGATTCAACGCCAAGACTCTTCCAGTACCAATGATGAACATCATCAACGGTGGTGAGCATGCTGACAACAACATCGACGTTCAAGAGTTCATGGTTCTTCCTGTAGGCGCTCCAAGCTTCAAGGAAGCACTGCGTACTGGTGCAGAAATCTTCCACAACCTGAAATCCGTACTGCAATCCAAAGGCCTGAACACAGCTGTTGGCGACGAAGGCGGCTTCGCACCGAACCTGGGTTCCAATGAAGAAGCGATCACTACAATCATTGAAGCCATCGAAAAAGCCGGTTACAAACCAGGCGTTGACGTATTCCTCGGTATGGACGTTGCTTCCACTGAGTTCTACAAAGATGGTAAGTACACACTTGCCGGCGAAGGTAAATCTTACACTTCCGCTGAGTATGTTGACCTGCTGGCTTCATGGGTTGAGAAGTACCCAATCATCACAATCGAAGACGGTATGTCCGAAGATGACTGGGATGGCTGGAAATTGCTGACTGAAAAATTGGGCGACAAAGTCCAATTGGTGGGTGACGACCTGTTCGTTACAAACACTGAGCGTCTGGCAACAGGTATCGAAAAGGGTATCGGTAACTCCATCCTGGTTAAGGTTAACCAGATTGGTACACTGACTGAAACCTTCGATGCGATCGAAATGGCGAAACGTGCCGGTTACACAGCTGTTATCTCCCACCGTTCCGGTGAGTCTGAAGACAGCACCATCGCTGACATCGCTGTAGCGACTAACGCTGGCCAGATCAAGACTGGTGCTCCTTCCCGTACAGACCGTGTGGCTAAATACAACCAACTCCTTCGCATCGAAGACGAGCTGGGCGAATTGGCTCAATACAACGGCCTGAAATCCTTCTACAACCTCAAAAGATAATTGCTTTTGAACCTATATTGAAGACCTGCCGCACTTTGGCAGGTCTTTTTTTGCTCTTATTGTGTCTCCTGGCCGCCTGTAGGAGATAAATATGCGATTTTAATAGGAAGATCGGGGTCGATCGCGGTGTGGATGGTTGTTTTCATTCTGTGGCTATGATAAAATAAGAATGCTGTTTATGAAACGGAAATTCTAATTTAGCATAGATAGTGATGCTTGGACGTAGGAGGTGGAAGTGAATGGATATCTTTTTGAAAGTGGTGCTTCTGATTTTTGCCGTAGGTCTGATTGCGGTCGTTCTTCTGCAAAAAGGGAAAAGTGCAGGTCTTTCCGGTGCCATCTCCGGCGGTGCTGAGCATCTCTTCGGTAAAACAAAAGCACGCGGTATGGAGCTTGTGCTACAGCGTGTAACAGTTGGCCTGGCGGCCGGATTCTTCATCATGTCAATTGTTGTTGCCATTGTTGTTGAATAGTATGCCTACAGTAAACCTTCGCTCTGTTCTGAAATGGAATAGGCGGAGGTTTTTTTGTATGCAGATTTAATATTGTGAACATCATAACAGGGATGCCCGGGATTAAATTCGTGTATACTAGGGTATGAAGTATAGAAAGGTAAATTTTACTTGAAATGATTAGCTGTTCAATAGGACAAGGCATACATATATGCCAGCGGCATAGGAATGCTGCGGAGCGGAGAAGAGAAGGTGACGAACATGATAACACAGGAAATTTTACTTGATTTCATGCGGGAGACCGCTTATAAACCACTAACTTATGAAGAACTGGTGAGCCATTTCGCAATTGAGGATAGTGCTGAATTCAAGGCCTTTGAGGTCTTGCTGATTGACCTGGAAAAGGACGGCCGGATCATATTGACCCGGGGTAGCCGTTATGGTGTGCCTGAGCGGATGGATCTGCTGCGCGGACGGCTGCAGGTTCATGCCAAGGGCTTTGCTTTTCTGATTCCCGATAACCGGGAGCACCCGGATGTGTATATCCACGCGAACGATCTGAAGGGTGCTATGAACGGCGATATCGTCTTGATCCGTATTACCTCGAAGAGCCCGTCCGGCGGGCGAATGGAAGGCGAAGTGGAACGGATTCTGATCAGAGGCGTGTCGCAGACGGTGGGGGTCTTCCAGAGCCTGGAGACCTATGGCTTCGTGCTGCCTGATGATAAGCGGATTAACCGGGATATTTTCATTCCCAGGGAGTCTTTCAAGGGTGCGGTTGACGGGGAAAAGGTGGTTGTCCGCATTGTGAACTATCCGGAGGGCCGTGCTGCGGCTGAGGGTGAGATCATTGAGATCCTTGGCCATAAGGATGATCCGGGCGTGGATATTCTGTCGGTCATCCGTAAGCATCAGCTTCCGGAGGCTTTTCCGGCTGAGGTGATGACGGAAGCGGAGCAGGCGCCGGATTCCATCACGGATGAAGAGATTATCGAGCAGGGGCGGCGTGATCTGCGCGGGCTCAATATCGTAACCATTGACGGCGCAGATGCCAAGGATCTGGATGATGCGGTCAACGTAGAGCGTCTGGAGAATGGCCATTATAAGCTGGGCGTTCATATTGCTGACGTAGGCTATTATGTGCGTGAAGGCTCTGAGCTGGACAAGGAAGCCTATGACCGCGGATGCAGTGTATACCTGGTGGACCGTGTCATTCCAATGCTTCCGCACCGGCTGTCGAACGGGATCTGCAGCTTGAACCCGCAGGTTGACCGTCTGACGATGTCCTGTGAAATGGAATTCGACGAGCAGATGAAGGTCGTGAACCACGATGTCTTCACCAGTGTCATCCGTACGAAGGAGAGAATGACCTACTCTGATGTACGGAAGATTGTCGAGGATGAAGATCCTGAGCTGCTGGAGCGGTATGCTCCGCTGATCGGGGATTTCCGGCTGATGAAGGAGCTGGCGATGAAGCTGCGCGGTGCACGGATGCGGCGCGGTGCGGTGGATTTCGATTTTGAAGAGAGCAAGATTATTGTAGATGAGGCCGGTAAGGCTATCGATATTGTAAAACGTGAACGCTCTGTGGCGGAGCAGATTATTGAAGAGTTCATGCTGGTCGCCAATGAGACGGTGGCGGAGCACTTCCACTGGCTGAAGGTTCCGTTCCTGTACCGGATTCATGAGGACCCGGACCCGGAGAAGCTGCAGAACTTCATGGCTTTTGCGGCTAACTTCGGCTACCACGTGAAGGGCCGGGGGAATTCGGTTCACCCGCGCGCGCTCCAGGATCTGCTGGAGCAGATTCAGGGAACGAAGGAGCAGACCGTCATCAGTACGATGATGCTGCGCTCCATGAAGCAGGCGAAGTACGATGCCGAGAGCACCGGGCACTTCGGGCTGGCCGCAGAGTTCTATTCCCACTTCACCTCACCGATCCGCCGTTATCCCGATCTGGTGATTCACCGCGTCATGCGCGAGGTGCTTGAGAATGGCGGAGCGCTGACCGAGAAGCGCCACGAATATCTGGCCTCCCGGATGCCGGATATTGCCCAGCAGTCCTCGGAGCGTGAGCGTGTGGCTGTTGAAGCCGAGCGCGATACCGAGCAACTGAAGAAAGCAGAGTTCATGCAGGACAAGGTTGGCGAGGAATTCGACGCCATGATCAGCAGCGTGACCAGCTTCGGGATGTTCATCGAGCTGGATAATACGGTCGAGGGTCTTATTCGCCTTAGTGCGCTGACGGATGATTACTACCACTTCGATGAAGCTCATATGGCGCTGATCGGCGAGCGTACCTCCAAGGTCTTCCGCATCGGCGATGAAGTGAAGATCCGCGTAGCCAAGGTCAACATGGACGACCACACCATCGACTTCGAGCTGGTCGATATGAAGCCGCGCGCAGCCGGAGACCACCGGAGCTACGGCGGACGCGGCGGCAAAGGCGGCCGTCCGGGCGCAGGAGGCTTCAGCAAGCCGTTCGCCGGTAAGGCCGGAGGCGGCAAAGGACGCGGTGGGAAGGGCAAGCCCGGCAGCGCTGCTGCCGGAGGCAAGAGTGGTGTTGCCAAGGGCAAGAACGGCGCCATCTTCGGGGCTGGCGGTAAGGGGAAGAACGGCGGCGCAGGTGCCGCTGGTAAGAGCAAGAACGCTTCTGCCGCGGGCGGCGGGGAAGCGGCTGGTGGCTTCGGCGGCGCTGAGTCTGGCGCCGGGAACGGGCCGCGCGAGGGCGGAGCGGCGGCGTGGGACATCGCCGGCGCAGCAGGCAGCGGCCGCAAGCGCGGGCGCGGGCCGGAAGCGGCAGCGCGGCGCGGTCTTGCCGCCGCAGGCGCAGCGGGCGGCGGCAAGGCGGACCGCCGGGGCGAAGCCGGCGGGTCTGGCGCTCCGCGCGAGGGCGGCAGAGGCCGCGGCGCGGAGGCCGGTGGCGGTGCCGGGGGACGCGGCATCGCCTTCGGCTTCGGCTCGGGCAAGGGCGGCTACGGCGCGCCGGGCGGTGGCGGGTCTGAGCAGGCGGGCGATGAGCTGCGCGGCGTAGACGCGGGCACACGGTTCCGCAGCCGCGAGGACCTGGGAGCCGAAGGGCGCGGCGCAGCGCCGGAGGGCAAGGGCCGCCGCAAGAAGAAGGGCGGCGTGTTCATTAGCCCCTCCGTGACGCCAGGCAACGGGGATTCTGCAGGCCAGGCCGGTGCTGACACTGGCGAGAAGAGCGGGCGTCGTAAGCGTAAGAAGAAACCTAAGGCGTAGGCTGAATGATATGAGGCACTGTTCCTTTAGGGGGACAGTGCCCTTTTAATGAGGAATTGGCATCATAAGACCAGAGTATAGGGCGATCCTTCCTTGCGCTGACAGCTCCGCTTTTGATACAATATAGACCTGGTGTCCGTGAAGGATTGCCGGGAATTCGATTCAAGGAGTGACGCTCATGGGTAAAAAAGCAGACGGGAAAGTGCTCGCCCAGAACAAAAAAGCTTCCCATGACTATTTTATTGAGGACACCTACGAAGCGGGTTTGGTTCTTACAGGAACAGAGATCAAATCGCTGCGTAATGGCCGCGCTAACATTGGGGATGCGTTCGCAACGATCCGTAATGGCGAGATTCATATCCACAACATGCATATCAGTCCTTTTGAACAGGGAAACCGTGCCAATCCTACCGACCCTACGCGCACGCGTAAGCTGCTGATGCATAAGGAGCAGATACACAAGCTGCTGGGCTCTTCCAAACGGGATGGCTTCACCATTGTGCCGCTTAAGATTTATGTGCGTAATGGCTACGCCAAGCTGCTGATTGGTCTGGGTAAGGGGAAGAAGGAATACGACAAACGGGATTCCGCCGCGAAGCGTGACGCCCAGCGTGATATCCAGCGTGTGCTGCGCGACAAACAGAAGGTAGCCAGATAGACTGACTTCTGCACCCGGCGACAGGTAGTTCCAGATTCAACCTTCAATTCCTTTAACCTGCGTGTTAAAGTGTTGATAAATGTGCTATACTGGGTAAGTAGATTTTTTGCTTCTGAACAGCCATCTTAAGTCAGATCGCTGTGTACCGGATCAGCATTTGTGCTTGTCATTGATCCGTTAATCCGAAGCGCCCTTTCTAATGAGGGGCCGTTCTTGGATTCGACGGGGATAGTTCGAGCATGAGTAGCGAGTAGTGGGGACGCGTCCGCTTCATCAACGCTAAAGCCTATTAAACGGCAAACAACAAAACAACTACGCTTTCGCAGCCTAAGAAACTGTGTGCGTGCTTCTACTCTGCATCGTCCATGTGACAGGGCTAGGGGCTAACAAATAGTGGAATACGCTGTCTCATCTCCGCCTGGGGTGAGCTGAAGAAGATAATCAGGCTGACCCGAAGGGGACCCGGTTACGGGGGGCTTCTAGGGTGACATCAAAACTGTAACTACACTCGTAGAAGCTTATGTGCCGTTATCTTCGGACAGGGGTTCGACTCCCCTCGGCTCCATCCAAAAAACCCGCTGAAATCGCGGGTTTTTTGCTGTCTTTAGGTTGAGTTGTAGACCAATGTAGACATGGGAATATTGAGGAGCTATTTGTTCCCTTAATTGTAGACATGCTGTCTACATCTTAAATAAGATCATTCGTTCTGTTAAAATTACTCCACGTGTGTGGAGTAATTACTGTTGCTAGTAAAGAAATACTCATTTTTAATCCATATTTATCCTAAGGATTATTGATCATAGTGGTATAATCTGTATAGATTAAACTTCTTTGATGTTTAAGAATACAAGCAATAACCAAAGCTAAATAAGACAATTTATAAGGAGGACTACTTCTGTGAACACACTGAAAAAAAACTTAGTTGAATTGCAACAACTGGCTAAAGAGCGGACTGTTAAAACGCAAAGCATTGAATATGATTTAGAGACTTTGGTGAAAAAAGTTAATAGGAAGACAATTAAGCTTGACCCAGAGTACCAAAGGAATCATAGATGGAATGCAGAAACATCTTCAAAGTTAATTGAAAGCTTAATTCTAAATATTCCAGTCCCATTGGTATATTTATCTCAAGATGTGGATGTTGATGATGAGGCAGATGACCTGGCTAGATACTCAGTAATTGATGGTCAACAACGGTTAACAGCTATTTTTAACTTCATGACAAACGAGTTAGTTTTAGAAGGGATGGAAGTATTAAAACCACTAAACGGGTCAAGGTATAAGGATTTACCACCGTTTCTAATAAGAAGATTAGAGGAGAGAACAATTAAGTGTTTAAGAATCGATTCAACTCTCGACCCACAAGTGAAATACGATATATTCGAGAGATTGAACTCCGGGTCTGTTAAGCTTGAAGCACAAGAATTAAGAAATGCGATTTATAGAGGGCCGTTTAATAAGCTAATAAAGGATCTTGCTAAGCATGAAGATTTCAGAGTTTTGAACCAAATCAACATGGATAATCCAGATGAAAGTAAGAAGGTTCAAAAAATGGAAGATGTAGAACTGGTTCTTCGTTTTTTCGCTTTACAGAATAACAACTATAAAAATTTAAAAAAGGGATTTAAATTGTTTCTTTCTGAATCGATGGAGGAATTTAATAAGTTATCAGAAGATGAAATACAAGGACTTAGAGATAAATTTCTAAAAACAATGAAAGTAATAAGAGAAAACTTTGGGGATCAGGCATTTGCAAAGTATAGATTCGAAAATGAAGAATTTATCAAGATGTCTAAATTTAATGCTGCAGTATTTGATGCATTAGCAATAGCTATCGTAGATAGTCTTGACTTAGATTCTCCTGTCTTTTCAAAACTAAATAAGGTTAGTTTTCAAGAGTTATTCAAAAAAGAGAAATTTTTTGATACAGTATCAGGAAGTGTAAATGATAGAGAAAAGGTTTCTACACGAATTGATACTGTCAAGGAGCTGCTCAAATGAGTTCTTCACACAATCCTTTCAACACTGATATTACGGAATTCAGCACTTTTGCTTCTCTTTTTATTGAAGAGTTAGAGGAGCGATGGACTGAGATAGAGATACTTATAGAGCAAATAAAAATACAAAGTAACGATGAGGTGAAAAATGTACTTTGTAGATCTGCTGTAGTCCTATTGGTGGCTCATCTGGAAGGATTCATGAAAGAAGCTGCTTCCACCTTTATTAAGGACTTAAACCACCATTGTGAGTTTATAGAATTGCCAAAACGTATTCAAAAAACTTATTGCACATTATTTTTATCAACTGTAAATGATAGCGGAGGTATTGATAATAGAATACAAGGTAGATTACTAGAAAAATTTGGGGAGTTAAATGCTCGACTTACGGTAGAACCATTTTTATATGATCGCAACAAAAATCCTTCTCCTACAGTAATTGAAACTATTCTTAATAACTTTGGAGTAAAGGATTTCTTTAAACTGTTACATATGTCTTCACTAGATATTGTATTTGAAAATAATAGCTCAGAGACATTGATATTTCTAGAAGAGTTAAGAGAATATACAATACAAGCAGTTGAAAAATTTCCATATAACATAAATTTAGAAAATTATGCGATTTCGATTAAAGATGGAAGATTAGCAAGGGAAAATTCTTTATGGATATTATTTATAGACGAATTGTTAAGGAAAAGGCACTCTATTGCGCATGGTTCGAATTTTCGAAATGAGATATCTATAAATGAACTTGAGGATGCAAAAATAAAGGTCCAGATACTACAATATTCAATTGCACTGGTATTATTTAGTTCAGGTATTACAATTCCATCTCCAATGCTAAACGATTCTTTGCTTTAAAGTAACACTGATATTCTAAGAGTAATCTTGAAAGAAATAGATATATATTATAATAATGATACCTAGTCGATAGGTAGTCCTAAATGAAGGCCATACACATTTACGTGTATGGCCTTCATTTTTCTCTTGCAATAAGCGGACTAGAGCAAGATTAGTGGGATGCAATCGATGATCTAAAACTAAGATAACGGAGGTTTCATTAATGCTAACACAACGAAATATTGAGCTGAAGTCACTACTAACTAATTCTTTGCGTGAAAAACAAGGAAGTTATTTAATTGAAGAATTAATGAATTCGTTTCCCTTCCATCACAGACCTTATAGAGGTTACTGAGCAGGAGCTAATCTCAATTAGTGGTATAGGGCCACACAAGGCCCGACAGATTGAAACAATACTAAAGTTGGCAAGGACACTTATCGTGCCGGATATAGATTTTCCGGCTATTCGCAAACCTGAGGATGCATATCATTTACTTGAGCCGGAGCATCGATATAACACCAAAAAACATTTTATATGCCTGTATCTCAATACAAAGAATCGTGTAATACACAAGGAAACGATCTCTATAGGCTCTCTTAACGCTTCTATCGTCCATCCGCGAAGTGTCAAAGTTGAAATCAAAGCTCCTGTGCCTCAATCATTTGTTCTCATTCACATCCGAGTGGCGATCCTACTCCTTCGAATGAAGATCTGATTATTACCCATCGTCTTATTGAAGCCGGAGAAATTATTGGTATCGATGTATTGGATCATCTGATTATTGCCGGACAAAGATATGTGAGTTTAAAGGAACAAGGATTAATGGCTCGTGCTTAGGCATCTTTTAAGATATGAAACGCACTGATCATTACTTTATATACTAATAAGAGACTTGGCTAGATAGGTAGATAAACCAGCAAAATTAACAGATAAGTAAAGATGCGCTAATAATGTAGAAAGAGATAAACTACCAGCAGGTGAAAAGGAGTTTTCTGGCGAATATTGTAATAACTGAATCTAAGTTAATTGTATTGTTCGAATCATGAAATAGTAACTAAAGGGGAAATTAACTTGAGCATACTAAGTGAAAAGGCAATCTTAAATACCGAAGATGTTTTAATGAAAATCGAAGAATACTCCTCTCAAGAAGCAGTATCTCCGTTTGCTAAATTAAATTTAAAGCTACTAAAGAATAGTATTCAAAATAAACACGGACTTAACATGGAAACAAAACATGACTTAGTCTTTATTGGAAAGACGAGAGTCGGGAAAAGCACAAACTTGTGCAGTATATTTAATTTTTATTATTACGAGGGTAATAAGAAACTACAGATGCTACCTGCCGATACCGGAGGTACAACTACGCCTTGTACTGTTGAGATTGATAATTTTGAGGGAGCAACTTACATTGAAGTAACTAATATAGATAATCAAATGCTTCAAAAATATCTTAAAGTGTTTATTCAAAAAAAAATTGATAAGGATAGTGTAGAATCATTGCCTGAAGAAATTCAAGCTATAATTAAAAGGAAGATAGGGAAAGAAACGATAAGTCAGATTGAAAGTATTGAGAATCCTGTTCAAGCTGTTGATTATATTTTTGAAAATACGAAGATAGAATATACTAATGAATTAGTTTGTTTATCCCCTGAGGATGAATGTGGAGATATTAATTCTACATTCAAATGGGTTAAAGAAACGTTAGATAACATAAGGCATGGAAAGGTTGAAGATGTATTCATACCGTTAAAAATAGTTATTCATATATCCAAGAAGGTTAGGCAACTTCCAGAATGGGCAAATAAAATAGTTGACACTCGAGGAATTATTGGGGCAGATCTCAGCGAAGATAATAATGGAAGTAATTCAATTATGAATAGGGATGACTTAAAAGAATATATTAATAATAAAAACAGCTATGTAGTTTTTATTACGGAATTTGCGGATATGGATAATAGTATTAAAGAATACTATAAAGAACTTCTAACTTCTACAGATTCGGATATTTCAAGCACTTCGCGACATATGATTTTGATCAGCACGAAACCTGATATGGTAGATTCTAAGATAAGTGACGAGTATGAAAATGAAAGTGAGAAGGAAGGACTAAGAAGGATTGTGATAGCGGAGAAGGTAGAATCATTTGAGGGATCTGTCCTTGATTTTGTCAGCAAGCTTAAGGATAGTAATCTGGAAAGGGATATAAAATCTCTCGAGATCTACACAAACTTAGTTGAAAAAGTTGATAGCTTTCAAGAAACAAAAATTAAATTGGTGAATCTTGTTTTGTTTGAGGCCAAAAAGTATTATCAGGAGGGTGAACTTGAAGAGGAACACTCTCGACAAATTCAAGGGGTTATATCCGATAAAATAAAAGTTATCCATAGTATTTTGGACAATGAAATTAGAGATGCTTGCGAATTAGCAGTCTCAATTATTAAATCTAAAACAGGAAAGGACAGACCCAGTACAAGGCTTGAAAATGAATTAGAGACTTTTAAAAAATAGTATTATAAGTGAAACTGAAAAATCTATAGAAGTTTATATTGAGAAATATACATCAAGTTTTATTAACAATTCCTCTCTCTTTTCGGGGATGACTTGGAGAGCTTACACATACAGCTCAGGTTTTGTAATTTCAAGAGATGGCGATATAGTAGGAGATACTGCAGTAATAAGGAATGAAATTATTGAAGATCTATCCAGAGAAATAACACTTATCTTAAAGAAATCAACACAAGTTTTAGAATCAGACATGAAAGAATTAGTGTCGGATGAAGAACTTGTAATTTTTCTGGAATCTCTTAAAATTGATTTAATTGGTAGAGCAAAAGTAAACTTAATGAATGAACTTAAAATGCAGTTCGAAATAGAATTGAAGAAGCGTATTTTAAATCATGATTCTTTATGGGATCAAGTTCATCAAAAGCGTGAGAAATACGGTGATAAATATAGCGATATTGGAAAAAAATTGATTCGGGAATATTTAGATAGAGCTTTTGAAAGCAAGGAAATTAGTTATGATAGATATTATACTGACAACCTTGAGAAAGCTAAAAATGAAATTAGTGATAAACTGTTAGGTTCCCTGAATGGTAACGTTATAGCATAACATGTATTTTTCTATAAAAATTGGAGTGCTTTCAGGTGGAGATGCTATAACACCAATTAATATATAGTAGTATTGCCTTGCAACTCCTGTCCGATTATTGTAGACCCGATGTAGACGTAAGCTATAAATCAAGCTAAGTAATTATAATTAGAAATACACAGATTAATAAGTAAATCTCAGTGAAGCCTTACCTGATAAGGCTTTGTGGGATTGATTAAGTCGTTATGGGGCTAGTTAAAATTGAAAGACAGCAGTTCGACTCCCCTCGGCTCCATATGACGTAGCGAAACGACAGCAAAAGACGCTGTCGTTTCGCTTTTTTGTGTAAATGGCGGTTTTGCTGTTACCCAAGGTCCCCTCGTAATCGGCTTCGCGCTGGGTCAGTTAATTGTTTTTTTCTTTGCCTTTTACGGAGAACGTCGCTAAATTATCCTAAAGGATTATACAGGGTGAAGCCATCGCTCAAAAATTCTTGGGTTCCATTCTGTATAATTTATTGTATGGACAACAATTTTAGCTTTCGTTTAATACAACGAGTGCTGTACAGTGTATAATGGAGATGGAGGTAATATATGTATTTCAAAAATTGGCAAGCGTGGATTTAGAATTAGTTCTGGAGATTCAAAATGTGCTGCGGGAGCAGTTTGGTGAGCGGGCGTCGGATATGCTGGTGAAGTCAGACTTTTTGAATATGTTGAAGAAGAACAGGGAGTACGTGTATCACTGCGATACTTTGTGCTGGGCCGAGGCCATTTCGGATAATTACAATATCAAACATTCGTGATAATAGCCAGCCTGCTTATGAGGTCGGCTTCTGTTATTTCAGGTGGGCTCGCAAGAAATCTTTTTTAACGGAAGATCATCATCGATGGTTTCAACCTTAACACATAGATATGGTAGAATAATCATAGTTATCATTGAATGATACTTAAGGAGGGGAAAATGGTTTTATCAGAAATTAATCATTTGAATTTACCTGAAAAATATTTTGAAAATTGTATTACATATAATATTTTGAATTACTTTAACAACAAATTAGGATTTAAACTCTTCCCTTTTTCAATATCACAAAATATGGAACACAAATATGGATTTGATTTTGGTTACAAATATATAGATGACTTTTTCGCGATACAGTACAAAAAACCTATATACGTAAATAATATAGCAAAATGGGCTATTAACATCGATCAATTAAAGACAATCTTATCTATGGGGCTAGGTAAGAAAGTATATTATTGCTTTCCTGATTTTAATCGTGTGGATCTTTGGTATTTAGGTTTAGACTATTCTTTTTTCACAAGGGCTGACAGACTTTATACTTA is part of the Paenibacillus sp. FSL M7-0420 genome and harbors:
- the smpB gene encoding SsrA-binding protein SmpB; translated protein: MGKKADGKVLAQNKKASHDYFIEDTYEAGLVLTGTEIKSLRNGRANIGDAFATIRNGEIHIHNMHISPFEQGNRANPTDPTRTRKLLMHKEQIHKLLGSSKRDGFTIVPLKIYVRNGYAKLLIGLGKGKKEYDKRDSAAKRDAQRDIQRVLRDKQKVAR
- a CDS encoding DUF262 domain-containing protein, which translates into the protein MNTLKKNLVELQQLAKERTVKTQSIEYDLETLVKKVNRKTIKLDPEYQRNHRWNAETSSKLIESLILNIPVPLVYLSQDVDVDDEADDLARYSVIDGQQRLTAIFNFMTNELVLEGMEVLKPLNGSRYKDLPPFLIRRLEERTIKCLRIDSTLDPQVKYDIFERLNSGSVKLEAQELRNAIYRGPFNKLIKDLAKHEDFRVLNQINMDNPDESKKVQKMEDVELVLRFFALQNNNYKNLKKGFKLFLSESMEEFNKLSEDEIQGLRDKFLKTMKVIRENFGDQAFAKYRFENEEFIKMSKFNAAVFDALAIAIVDSLDLDSPVFSKLNKVSFQELFKKEKFFDTVSGSVNDREKVSTRIDTVKELLK
- the eno gene encoding phosphopyruvate hydratase — protein: MTIISDVYAREVLDSRGNPTVEVDVYLESGAKGRAIVPSGASTGAHEAVELRDGDKSRYMGKGVLKAVENVNEIIAPEVIGMDALDQVGIDKLMITLDGTPNKGKLGANAILAVSMAVARAAATALDIPLYVYLGGFNAKTLPVPMMNIINGGEHADNNIDVQEFMVLPVGAPSFKEALRTGAEIFHNLKSVLQSKGLNTAVGDEGGFAPNLGSNEEAITTIIEAIEKAGYKPGVDVFLGMDVASTEFYKDGKYTLAGEGKSYTSAEYVDLLASWVEKYPIITIEDGMSEDDWDGWKLLTEKLGDKVQLVGDDLFVTNTERLATGIEKGIGNSILVKVNQIGTLTETFDAIEMAKRAGYTAVISHRSGESEDSTIADIAVATNAGQIKTGAPSRTDRVAKYNQLLRIEDELGELAQYNGLKSFYNLKR
- the rnr gene encoding ribonuclease R, coding for MITQEILLDFMRETAYKPLTYEELVSHFAIEDSAEFKAFEVLLIDLEKDGRIILTRGSRYGVPERMDLLRGRLQVHAKGFAFLIPDNREHPDVYIHANDLKGAMNGDIVLIRITSKSPSGGRMEGEVERILIRGVSQTVGVFQSLETYGFVLPDDKRINRDIFIPRESFKGAVDGEKVVVRIVNYPEGRAAAEGEIIEILGHKDDPGVDILSVIRKHQLPEAFPAEVMTEAEQAPDSITDEEIIEQGRRDLRGLNIVTIDGADAKDLDDAVNVERLENGHYKLGVHIADVGYYVREGSELDKEAYDRGCSVYLVDRVIPMLPHRLSNGICSLNPQVDRLTMSCEMEFDEQMKVVNHDVFTSVIRTKERMTYSDVRKIVEDEDPELLERYAPLIGDFRLMKELAMKLRGARMRRGAVDFDFEESKIIVDEAGKAIDIVKRERSVAEQIIEEFMLVANETVAEHFHWLKVPFLYRIHEDPDPEKLQNFMAFAANFGYHVKGRGNSVHPRALQDLLEQIQGTKEQTVISTMMLRSMKQAKYDAESTGHFGLAAEFYSHFTSPIRRYPDLVIHRVMREVLENGGALTEKRHEYLASRMPDIAQQSSERERVAVEAERDTEQLKKAEFMQDKVGEEFDAMISSVTSFGMFIELDNTVEGLIRLSALTDDYYHFDEAHMALIGERTSKVFRIGDEVKIRVAKVNMDDHTIDFELVDMKPRAAGDHRSYGGRGGKGGRPGAGGFSKPFAGKAGGGKGRGGKGKPGSAAAGGKSGVAKGKNGAIFGAGGKGKNGGAGAAGKSKNASAAGGGEAAGGFGGAESGAGNGPREGGAAAWDIAGAAGSGRKRGRGPEAAARRGLAAAGAAGGGKADRRGEAGGSGAPREGGRGRGAEAGGGAGGRGIAFGFGSGKGGYGAPGGGGSEQAGDELRGVDAGTRFRSREDLGAEGRGAAPEGKGRRKKKGGVFISPSVTPGNGDSAGQAGADTGEKSGRRKRKKKPKA
- a CDS encoding MAE_28990/MAE_18760 family HEPN-like nuclease yields the protein MSSSHNPFNTDITEFSTFASLFIEELEERWTEIEILIEQIKIQSNDEVKNVLCRSAVVLLVAHLEGFMKEAASTFIKDLNHHCEFIELPKRIQKTYCTLFLSTVNDSGGIDNRIQGRLLEKFGELNARLTVEPFLYDRNKNPSPTVIETILNNFGVKDFFKLLHMSSLDIVFENNSSETLIFLEELREYTIQAVEKFPYNINLENYAISIKDGRLARENSLWILFIDELLRKRHSIAHGSNFRNEISINELEDAKIKVQILQYSIALVLFSSGITIPSPMLNDSLL
- the secG gene encoding preprotein translocase subunit SecG, coding for MDIFLKVVLLIFAVGLIAVVLLQKGKSAGLSGAISGGAEHLFGKTKARGMELVLQRVTVGLAAGFFIMSIVVAIVVE